Genomic DNA from Candidatus Paceibacter sp.:
CAGGCCGCAGAAATATCTGTCCATTTTTTCTATTTTTCTGTCTATTTGGAGTCTTTCTTTTTTGGTATATTTGTCCAAGGCGCCCGTTTCTTTCTTTTTCTTGAGATCGTTGAGATGGTCCATCCTCGAGCGTATCTGCTTGAAGTTGGTGATCGTCCCGCCTACCCACCTTTCCGCCACGTACGGCATGCTAAGTTCTTTGGCGGTAGCGACCAGCGCTTCTTTGGCTTCTTTTTTCGTCCCCACAAACAGAATAATCTTCTTTTCCTTGCCCAGTTTGCGGACGAATTCTTTGGCCGCGTCCAAAGCGGACTTTGTCTTCTCCAAATCAAAAATTTCCACGCCGTTTCTTTCCGCGAAGATGTACGGCTTCATTTTAGGATGGCGGCTAGTGACGGAATAACCTAAGTGCATTCCTTTGGAAAACATTTCCTGCAGGTCCTGTTCTATTTTTTCCTGGGTATTTAGCATAGTGTCAATAATAACAAAATCTCTGATAAATGCAACACCCGCTGATACTTGCATAATATAGACAATGTTATTGTCTTCAATTATATTAACATAAGTATTTTTGTTATTTTTAAAATTTTCATAAAATCTTACGAGGAGAAAACTATGTACTATTATTTTTTTGAAGAAGATCTAAAAGATCTTGATAAAAATATTGATGCTATTAAAGTCAGGCTTGATAAAATCGGCAAAGAAATTGGGGAAAGTTGCAACCAAAGCTCTGAAACCTGGCATGACAACTTTGGCTTTGAAGAAGGCAGAAGGCAGCAAGACATGTGGTCAAAGCAATTGTCCGATCTGTTGGAAATAAGACACAGAGCTAGAATTGTTCCCAGCAGTATTGGCAACGACCATGTTTCAATAGGCAGCATTGTTGAATTTGAAGACACTGAGACTAAAGAGGTTCAGATATATAGAATTTCTAGTTATATGATTTTTAATCAAAAACACGGGCTTATCTCCTACAATTCTCCATTAGCAAAGATTCTAATAAGGGGGACTGTCGGAGAAGAAAGAGGGGGTATAATCAACGGAAAAAATAAAATCTTTAAGATATTAAAAGTTATATAAGCGCCAATCGAAAAAAGCCGCAGATAAAAACAATCTGCGGCTTTTGTTTTACAGCATCTACATCCTCTTGTTCTTTAAATAGCTTAAAATTTCATCCGCAGCCATGTTTGGGTCATTGG
This window encodes:
- the rpsB gene encoding 30S ribosomal protein S2; its protein translation is MLNTQEKIEQDLQEMFSKGMHLGYSVTSRHPKMKPYIFAERNGVEIFDLEKTKSALDAAKEFVRKLGKEKKIILFVGTKKEAKEALVATAKELSMPYVAERWVGGTITNFKQIRSRMDHLNDLKKKKETGALDKYTKKERLQIDRKIEKMDRYFCGLADSLKNFPAAIVTVDPKHEKIAMGEALQMKIPVISLLNSDCDPAGINFAVPANDNSATSIGYFLSELAKSYKEGLILAEEVATQAAAKKEPVKE
- a CDS encoding GreA/GreB family elongation factor: MYYYFFEEDLKDLDKNIDAIKVRLDKIGKEIGESCNQSSETWHDNFGFEEGRRQQDMWSKQLSDLLEIRHRARIVPSSIGNDHVSIGSIVEFEDTETKEVQIYRISSYMIFNQKHGLISYNSPLAKILIRGTVGEERGGIINGKNKIFKILKVI